From the genome of Leguminivora glycinivorella isolate SPB_JAAS2020 chromosome Z, LegGlyc_1.1, whole genome shotgun sequence, one region includes:
- the LOC125241486 gene encoding stromal cell-derived factor 2: MVLYKTSNVLALSIMWILLIIQVTEGSKAEFVTCGTILKIMNVDLRLRLHSHDVKYGSGSGQQSVTAVDASDDYNSHWLVRGPMGETCKRGEPIKCNSNIRLHHVSTKKNLHSHYFSSPLSGNQEVSCYGDDGGEGDSGDHWTVVCNNDYWRRDSPIKLRHVDTAAFLAGSGRTFGRPISGQGEIVGVTSQYGAYTDWQAKEGLFVHPSDLLPMQHAIHTEL; this comes from the exons ATGGTTCTTTACAAGACTTCAAATGTATTAGCGTTATCAATAATGTGGATTCTTCTCATAATTCAAGTAACAGAAG GTTCTAAAGCAGAGTTTGTTACGTGCGGCACCATCCTAAAAATAATGAATGTGGATTTGCGTCTAAGGCTGCACTCGCATGACGTAAAGTACGGCTCGGGTTCCGGCCAGCAATCCGTCACCGCGGTCGACGCCTCGGACGACTACAACAGTCATTGGCTGGTGCGCGGTCCCATGGGCGAAACATGTAAAAGAGG AGAGCCTATAAAGTGCAACTCTAACATACGCCTCCATCATGTATCTACTAAGAAGAACCTCCACTCACACTATTTCTCATCTCCATTGTCTGGCAACCAAGAGGTGTCTTGCTATGGTGACGATGGTGGTGAAGGAGACAGTGGCGATCATTGGACTGTGGTCTGCAACAATGACTACTGGAGAAGAGATTCGCCAATTAAGTTGAGACATGTTGATACTGCTGC GTTTTTGGCTGGTTCAGGACGCACATTtggtcggcctatcagtggacaGGGTGAGATAGTAGGTGTCACTTCACAGTATGGGGCATATACTGACTGGCAGGCTAAAGAAGGCTTGTTCGTTCATCCCAGTGACCTGCTACCCATGCAGCATGCAATCCATACAGAATTATAA
- the LOC125241487 gene encoding steroid receptor RNA activator 1, whose amino-acid sequence MDNSINKGRVSFDPGWNDPPKMSFNSQQTPPNRPRNFLNKRVSFPLSGNNISPASVPSVNLPPMPSGAPTAMVPPNATQKITSSNCDMSINSESVLMEVKALLLGLLESSSELGAKANDIRRRLDVMEQMWQDGKLNIEVQTQMKELAHALRDDEPRKADDIHKALMVNEVSKVGTWMPGVKQLIYHSIARSELLSIGKE is encoded by the exons ATGGATAATTCCATCAACAAGGGCAGAG TGTCATTTGACCCTGGATGGAATGATCCACCAAAGATGTCTTTTAATAGTCAACAGACGCCTCCGAACAGACCTCGTAACTTTTTAAACAAAAGAGTTTCCTTTCCCTTATCAGGGAATAACATAAGCCCTGCAAGTGTGCCCTCCGTTAACTTGCCACCCATGCCATCCGGTGCGCCTACTGCAATGGTTCCACCAAATGCAACTCAGAAAATCACATCTAGTAACTGTGACATGAGCATTAACAGTGAAAGTGTTCTAATGGAAGTGAAGGCTCTCCTACTAGGGTTATTAGAAAGCAGCAGTGAGCTGGGAGCCAAGGCAAACGATATTAGAAGAAGGTTAGATGTAATGGAACAAATGTGGCAGGatggaaaattaaatattgaagTACAAACTCAAATGAAGGAGCTTGCCCATG CTTTACGGGATGATGAGCCTAGAAAAGCAGATGACATACACAAAGCTCTGATGGTGAATGAAGTGAGCAAAGTGGGGACTTGGATGCCAGGAGTAAAACAACTAATTTACCATTCCATAGCTCGGTCCGAGCTGCTTTCTATAGGCAAAGAGTGA